A window from Triticum aestivum cultivar Chinese Spring chromosome 6D, IWGSC CS RefSeq v2.1, whole genome shotgun sequence encodes these proteins:
- the LOC123143764 gene encoding protein SRC2 homolog, which translates to MGSRYEVEVTVGSARDLKNVNWRNGDLQPYAVLWVDDGPKCSSRVDLDNGESPVWDEKLTVPLPPSTARLEDAVLRIDVVHANAGGGTKPLVGSARLPLRDVLDDAGLGGRASRTLRLKRPSGRPQGRLDVRVAVREAAARYYDPAYPPPYGQSQPQSRDPYAAPAPYGSGGYGYGQQQPYAAPPSGYPAAYGAAAPPQPAGYPAAYGGGAQPAYGAAPAPAYGSVSDPAAKKKGMGMGAGLAVGAAAGVLGGLALAEGASYLEDKIEDDVAEKVEDDLAGGGYDDDDY; encoded by the coding sequence ATGGGTTCGAGGTACGAGGTGGAGGTGACGGTGGGCTCGGCGCGGGACCTCAAGAACGTCAACTGGCGCAACGGCGACCTGCAGCCCTACGCCGTGCTCTGGGTCGACGACGGCCCCAAGTGCTCCTCCCGCGTCGACCTGGACAACGGCGAGAGCCCGGTCTGGGACGAGAAGCTCACCGTCCCGCTCCCGCCGTCCACCGCCCGCCTCGAGGACGCCGTCCTCCGCATCGACGTCGTCCACGCCAACGCCGGCGGGGGCACCAAGCCGCTCGTGGGGTCCGCGCGCCTCCCTCTGCGCGACGTCCTCGACGACGCCGGCCTCGGCGGCCGCGCGTCCCGCACGCTCCGCCTCAAGCGCCCCTCCGGCCGGCCCCAGGGCCGCCTCGACGTCCGCGTCGCCGTCCGCGAGGCCGCCGCCCGCTACTACGACCCCGCCTACCCGCCGCCCTACGGCCAGAGCCAGCCCCAGTCCCGCGACCCCTACGCGGCCCCGGCGCCGTACGGCTCGGGCGGGTACGGGTATGGCCAGCAGCAGCCGTACGCCGCGCCGCCGTCCGGCTACCCGGCCGCCTAcggcgccgccgcgccaccgcagcCCGCCGGGTACCCTGCCGCCTACGGAGGCGGCGCGCAGCCGGCGTACGGCGCCGCTCCTGCCCCCGCGTACGGGTCGGTGAGTGACCCtgctgcgaagaagaaggggaTGGGGATGGGGGCGGGGCTGGcggtgggcgcggcggcgggggtgCTGGGCGGGCTGGCGCTGGCGGAAGGGGCGAGCTACCTGGAGGACAAGATCGAGGACGACGTGGCGGAGAAGGTGGAGGACGACCTGGCCGGCGGCGGCTACGACGACGACGACTACTAG